A window from Nitrosopumilus adriaticus encodes these proteins:
- the nadA gene encoding quinolinate synthase NadA, whose product MLVQQSSQLKEEILRLKKEKDVVILAHNYQIPDVQDVADFTGDSLGLSRQAATVDQKTILFCGVNFMAETAAIISPDKKVLLPDLEAGCSLSDSITVAELRNWKKQHPDAIAVGYVNTTAEIKAELDYCCTSSNAVNVVKAIPEEKEILFLPDMFLGSYVAKMTGRKNMHIWAGECHVHAGITPEDVNEKLNSMKDTEFVIHPECSCTTPMMYDVADGSYDGKKVSILSTEGMLNHVHQSKAKNFVVATETGILYKMRQQNPGKTFIPASEKAECQYMKMITLEKVYDALVNEKNVITVPKEIADKARLAINRMLEIS is encoded by the coding sequence ATGTTAGTTCAACAATCATCTCAGCTCAAAGAAGAGATTCTAAGACTCAAGAAGGAAAAAGATGTGGTAATTTTAGCACATAATTATCAAATCCCTGATGTGCAAGATGTTGCAGATTTTACAGGCGATTCCTTGGGGCTTTCACGTCAAGCTGCCACTGTAGACCAAAAGACAATTTTATTTTGTGGTGTAAATTTTATGGCAGAAACTGCTGCAATTATTAGCCCAGACAAGAAGGTACTTCTTCCTGATTTGGAAGCAGGTTGTTCTCTATCTGATTCTATTACTGTTGCTGAATTACGTAATTGGAAAAAGCAACATCCTGACGCAATAGCTGTAGGTTATGTTAATACTACTGCAGAAATTAAAGCGGAATTGGATTATTGTTGCACTTCATCTAATGCAGTAAATGTTGTAAAGGCAATCCCTGAAGAAAAAGAAATATTGTTTTTGCCTGACATGTTCCTTGGCTCTTATGTTGCAAAAATGACTGGAAGGAAAAATATGCATATCTGGGCAGGAGAATGTCATGTGCATGCTGGAATTACTCCTGAAGATGTAAATGAAAAACTAAACTCTATGAAAGATACAGAATTTGTAATTCATCCTGAATGTAGCTGTACTACCCCTATGATGTATGATGTTGCTGATGGAAGCTATGATGGCAAAAAAGTTTCAATTCTTTCTACTGAAGGAATGCTAAATCACGTGCATCAATCAAAAGCAAAAAACTTTGTTGTTGCAACAGAGACTGGAATCCTGTATAAAATGAGACAGCAAAATCCGGGAAAAACATTCATCCCTGCATCAGAGAAAGCTGAATGTCAATACATGAAGATGATTACTCTTGAAAAAGTGTATGACGCACTGGTAAATGAAAAGAATGTCATTACTGTACCAAAAGAAATTGCCGATAAGGCTCGTTTGGCAATTAATAGAATGCTTGAAATCAGCTAA
- a CDS encoding tetratricopeptide repeat protein, with protein MTALVGLFSRTPKDPNKKKNIEKLKEIKKLVKEKKYTAALKSGNDFLHKVPHHHDILFTMGGIYYLQNKYKTAISYFDKALEIGSYDVEVLLLKAYSHQKLSENKRAIQCCEKIQEIDPKNKSVLKLLEELNS; from the coding sequence GTGACTGCTTTGGTTGGATTATTTAGTAGAACTCCAAAAGATCCCAACAAGAAAAAAAATATTGAAAAACTCAAAGAGATAAAAAAACTAGTCAAAGAAAAAAAATATACTGCTGCTCTAAAGTCTGGCAATGATTTTTTGCACAAAGTTCCACACCATCATGATATCTTGTTTACTATGGGTGGAATATACTATTTACAAAACAAGTACAAAACTGCAATATCTTACTTTGATAAAGCATTAGAAATCGGTTCATATGATGTTGAAGTTTTACTGCTCAAAGCATATTCTCATCAAAAACTAAGTGAAAATAAAAGGGCAATTCAGTGCTGTGAAAAAATTCAAGAAATTGATCCTAAAAATAAATCTGTTTTAAAATTACTAGAAGAATTGAATTCTTAA
- the nadC gene encoding carboxylating nicotinate-nucleotide diphosphorylase — translation MLSFNSKKQLSQFLAEDIGTGDITSALLPKKKISAKIISREEAIVAGASYAKNIFKLKGCNVKITRKDGSKVKPNQTIMTISGDAGKILTCERTALNILTRMSGIATQTNQLVKKIPTKTKLYATRKTAPGLRYFDKEAVEIGGGKKHRLRLDEMIMIKDNHIAIEGSISSLIKKAKKRHKKFEVEVEKTSDAVLAAKEGASIIMLDNFTPAQIKKTIQVLKNEKLRNRIKIEASGGINSKNIANYGKTGVDIISIGSITNSVKGIDMSLEI, via the coding sequence ATGTTGTCATTTAATTCTAAAAAACAATTATCACAATTTCTTGCTGAAGATATAGGGACGGGAGATATTACGAGTGCACTTTTACCCAAGAAAAAAATTTCAGCCAAAATAATTTCAAGAGAAGAAGCTATTGTTGCAGGAGCAAGTTATGCAAAAAATATTTTTAAATTAAAAGGATGTAATGTCAAAATTACTAGAAAAGATGGGTCCAAAGTCAAACCTAATCAAACCATAATGACAATTTCAGGAGATGCAGGAAAAATCCTCACATGTGAGAGAACTGCATTAAACATACTTACTAGAATGAGCGGAATTGCAACGCAAACAAATCAACTTGTAAAAAAGATTCCAACAAAAACAAAATTGTATGCAACCAGAAAGACAGCTCCTGGACTAAGATATTTTGATAAAGAAGCAGTGGAAATTGGAGGAGGTAAAAAGCACAGACTCAGACTGGATGAAATGATCATGATAAAAGATAATCATATTGCAATTGAAGGCTCAATATCATCACTCATTAAAAAAGCAAAAAAAAGACACAAAAAATTCGAAGTGGAAGTTGAAAAAACATCAGATGCAGTTCTCGCAGCAAAAGAGGGGGCATCAATAATTATGCTGGATAATTTCACACCAGCACAAATCAAGAAAACAATACAAGTGCTCAAAAATGAAAAATTACGAAACAGAATAAAGATTGAAGCATCAGGAGGGATTAATTCTAAAAATATTGCAAATTATGGTAAGACGGGAGTAGACATCATATCAATTGGAAGCATTACAAATTCTGTAAAAGGAATTGATATGAGTTTAGAAATTTAA
- the spt4 gene encoding transcription elongation factor subunit Spt4 gives MACRKCKFVTTGKVCPGCKSSDLTPDWTGIVLVVDPTNSEISKTLGITQKGKYAIKVT, from the coding sequence ATGGCATGCCGTAAATGCAAATTTGTTACAACAGGCAAAGTTTGTCCTGGTTGTAAATCATCAGATTTGACACCAGACTGGACTGGAATTGTACTTGTAGTTGATCCTACAAACTCAGAGATTTCAAAAACTCTAGGCATCACTCAAAAAGGTAAGTATGCAATCAAAGTAACATAA
- a CDS encoding DNA-directed RNA polymerase, whose amino-acid sequence MFSISTLVDVVRIPPSLFGTTLKKAAVNILKEKYESMINADLGYIIMILDAKVDEMGKMIAGDGGTFHRVQFEALTFYPKLQEIVQGEIVDITDFGAFVRIGPTDALLHLSQVMDDYLKSDVKSGMILANQSGRTLKVGSTLRARITAVSLGKAAAMGKIGITCRQPFLGADDWIVEEIKKSTGDSDKPAKEAEVEAS is encoded by the coding sequence TTGTTTTCTATATCTACCCTAGTTGATGTTGTTAGGATTCCTCCCAGCTTATTTGGAACTACACTCAAAAAGGCAGCAGTAAACATTCTCAAGGAAAAGTACGAGAGTATGATTAATGCAGATTTGGGATATATCATCATGATTTTAGATGCCAAAGTTGACGAAATGGGAAAAATGATTGCAGGAGATGGCGGTACATTCCACAGAGTTCAGTTTGAAGCATTAACATTTTATCCAAAATTACAAGAAATTGTCCAAGGAGAAATTGTAGACATTACTGACTTTGGAGCATTTGTAAGAATAGGTCCAACTGATGCATTACTTCACCTTTCACAAGTGATGGATGATTATCTCAAAAGTGATGTAAAGTCTGGAATGATTTTAGCTAATCAAAGTGGAAGAACATTAAAAGTTGGTTCTACACTTCGTGCAAGAATTACTGCAGTATCACTAGGAAAAGCTGCTGCAATGGGCAAGATTGGAATTACATGTAGACAACCATTCCTTGGTGCAGATGACTGGATTGTAGAAGAGATTAAAAAATCCACAGGGGATTCAGATAAACCTGCAAAAGAAGCTGAAGTAGAGGCAAGTTAA
- a CDS encoding Mrp/NBP35 family ATP-binding protein: MVGIDQVLEKLSTVIDPDLKKDIVSMGMIKDLELNDGDLKFTLELTTPACPFNVEIEDDVRKVIGEIPELKNFDLKVTAKVMEGRSLDADTGMATVKNIIGVASGKGGVGKSTVSLNLALALSESGAKVGLLDADIYGPSIPLMLGMKDGFMEVEENKLQPADFNGLKVVSFGFFADQSNQAAIYRGPIISGILKQFLVDTNWSDLDYLIVDLPPGTGDIPLTLAQTIPITGILVVTTPQDVASNVAVKAVSMFEKLNVPIIGVVENMSHFICPNCDDKHYIFGQGGAKKISEQFNMPFLGEIPLNSGIMTGSDLGKPIMITSPDSPSADAFRKSAKNIAAQCSILASKLQDEMASEGTGEESAPEPNTT; this comes from the coding sequence ATGGTTGGAATAGATCAAGTTCTTGAAAAACTAAGTACTGTCATTGATCCTGATTTGAAAAAAGACATTGTTTCAATGGGCATGATAAAAGACTTGGAACTAAATGATGGTGATTTAAAATTTACTTTAGAATTAACAACTCCTGCATGTCCGTTTAATGTCGAAATTGAGGATGATGTAAGAAAAGTAATTGGTGAAATTCCTGAATTGAAAAATTTTGATTTAAAAGTAACTGCTAAAGTCATGGAGGGTCGTTCACTTGATGCAGATACGGGTATGGCAACTGTCAAAAACATTATCGGTGTTGCAAGTGGAAAGGGTGGAGTTGGAAAATCAACTGTTTCATTAAATCTAGCTTTGGCATTATCTGAATCAGGGGCTAAGGTTGGCTTACTTGATGCTGATATCTATGGCCCTAGCATTCCGTTAATGTTGGGAATGAAAGACGGATTCATGGAAGTAGAAGAAAACAAACTTCAACCTGCAGACTTTAATGGACTAAAAGTTGTATCATTTGGCTTCTTTGCAGATCAATCTAATCAAGCAGCAATTTACCGTGGCCCAATTATTTCTGGAATCTTAAAACAATTTTTAGTTGATACTAATTGGTCTGATTTGGATTATCTTATTGTGGATCTTCCTCCTGGTACTGGTGACATTCCACTTACACTTGCTCAAACAATTCCTATTACTGGAATCCTTGTTGTTACTACTCCGCAGGATGTTGCAAGTAATGTTGCAGTAAAAGCTGTGTCTATGTTTGAAAAACTAAATGTTCCAATAATTGGTGTTGTTGAAAACATGAGTCACTTTATCTGTCCAAACTGTGATGACAAACATTACATCTTTGGTCAAGGTGGTGCAAAAAAAATTAGTGAGCAGTTTAACATGCCATTCTTAGGAGAAATCCCATTAAATTCTGGAATCATGACAGGTTCTGATTTGGGAAAGCCAATAATGATCACAAGTCCTGATTCTCCAAGTGCAGACGCTTTTAGAAAGAGTGCAAAAAATATTGCGGCCCAATGTAGTATTCTTGCATCAAAACTACAAGATGAAATGGCATCTGAAGGTACTGGCGAAGAATCTGCTCCCGAGCCAAATACAACTTAG
- a CDS encoding GTP-dependent dephospho-CoA kinase family protein, whose product MKIPLGLLLPENQADKINIQKHLLPNSYIVTVGDRTTKKMIEFGLIPSLQIIDGQEKREKKDPPKLANAIELTVENPAAEITPQSIDVIKNAFTMKPPVRLFVVGEEDLLVLPVCIHAPDNAIVLYGQPNEGLVIVRITPEIRNKAQSILDLME is encoded by the coding sequence TTGAAAATTCCTTTAGGATTACTTTTACCTGAAAACCAAGCTGATAAAATAAATATTCAAAAACATCTTTTGCCAAATTCCTATATCGTTACTGTTGGTGACAGAACAACCAAAAAGATGATTGAGTTTGGTCTTATCCCTTCTTTGCAAATTATTGATGGTCAGGAAAAACGAGAAAAAAAAGACCCACCAAAACTTGCAAATGCTATTGAATTGACTGTAGAAAACCCTGCAGCAGAAATAACTCCTCAAAGTATTGATGTAATTAAAAATGCCTTTACTATGAAGCCCCCAGTAAGACTCTTTGTTGTTGGAGAAGAAGATCTTTTAGTACTTCCAGTTTGTATCCATGCACCTGATAATGCAATTGTTTTGTATGGCCAACCAAATGAAGGACTGGTAATTGTAAGAATTACTCCAGAAATTAGAAATAAAGCACAATCCATACTTGATTTAATGGAATAA
- a CDS encoding sodium-translocating pyrophosphatase has product MEIAEILPFVAGIASFLVAGGLVAWITKQPAGTKEMMDISNAVKEGAAAFLKREMMIIVPVAIALSLIIAVFLTPSNGIAFAVGAALSAVAGIISLKITVKAAVRAANLSSSGLGKTFAMAFRGGATVGLAVPAMALIAITGLYVIYPDPITIAGVGIGASLIALFIRIGGGIFTKAADMGADLVGKVEANIPEDDPRNPATIADNVGDNVGDAAGMGSDVYESYIVTILAALLIAALIGAPNYFLYPILIGSSGMIASIIGVVIVGSKGVTDVMKPLNRSFYVSAAIAIGLNYVFITQFIEQSAAGYALFGTTVIGVILVPIIQKITDYYTSYKKAPVKEIADSAKWGYASLTLMGIIKGMQSTGPFMIALVVAIIISYTIASSAAPEGTDPILYGIFGTSLTAMAMLSLAGIVLSIDAFGPIADNAGGIVEMTGMGEENRKVTDEIDAVGNTTKAVTKGFAIASAALAALAMIQAFQFEAAHIFEGVLELDYSLTNPAIIVGLLIGGLIPFIITGQLINGVSRAAGKMVDEVRRQFKADSGILEGTSKPDYAKCVDIATVASIKELWKPAIVAILAPIILGILLGPTAVAGLLMGAVVTGILLAYHLANTGGAWDNAKKLVEMNGEKGSEVHKVAVVGDIIGDPYKDTAGPALNTVIKLLNTIAIVFVSAFVAILAI; this is encoded by the coding sequence ATGGAAATTGCTGAAATTCTGCCATTTGTTGCAGGAATTGCATCATTTTTAGTTGCTGGCGGTTTGGTTGCATGGATTACAAAACAACCTGCAGGAACAAAAGAGATGATGGACATCTCAAATGCAGTCAAAGAAGGGGCTGCAGCATTTCTAAAAAGAGAAATGATGATTATTGTTCCAGTAGCCATTGCATTATCGCTTATTATTGCAGTATTTTTGACTCCATCAAATGGAATAGCATTTGCAGTTGGTGCAGCATTATCTGCAGTTGCAGGAATTATCTCATTAAAAATTACAGTAAAAGCAGCAGTAAGGGCTGCAAATCTTAGTAGCAGTGGATTGGGAAAGACATTTGCTATGGCCTTTAGAGGAGGCGCAACAGTCGGTCTTGCAGTTCCTGCAATGGCCTTGATTGCAATTACTGGTCTTTATGTAATTTATCCAGACCCAATTACAATTGCAGGTGTAGGAATTGGCGCCAGTTTAATTGCATTATTCATTAGAATTGGAGGGGGAATTTTCACAAAAGCTGCAGACATGGGTGCAGACTTGGTAGGAAAAGTAGAGGCAAATATTCCTGAAGATGATCCTAGAAACCCTGCAACTATTGCAGACAACGTTGGAGACAATGTTGGTGATGCAGCAGGAATGGGATCTGATGTTTATGAATCATACATTGTTACAATACTTGCAGCATTACTTATTGCAGCATTAATTGGTGCACCAAACTATTTCCTTTATCCTATTCTTATTGGTTCATCTGGAATGATTGCATCAATCATTGGTGTTGTAATTGTTGGCTCAAAAGGAGTAACTGATGTGATGAAGCCACTTAATCGTTCATTTTATGTTTCAGCTGCAATTGCAATTGGACTGAACTATGTCTTTATCACGCAATTCATTGAACAGTCTGCTGCAGGATATGCTTTGTTTGGAACAACCGTAATTGGTGTAATTCTGGTTCCAATAATTCAGAAAATTACAGATTACTATACTAGTTACAAGAAAGCCCCTGTAAAAGAAATTGCAGATTCTGCAAAGTGGGGCTATGCGTCATTAACATTAATGGGAATTATCAAAGGTATGCAATCAACAGGACCATTTATGATTGCCTTGGTTGTTGCAATTATAATATCATACACTATTGCTTCATCAGCTGCGCCTGAAGGAACTGACCCAATACTTTATGGAATCTTTGGAACGTCTCTAACTGCAATGGCAATGCTAAGTCTTGCAGGAATTGTTCTTAGTATTGATGCATTTGGTCCTATTGCAGATAACGCAGGAGGAATTGTAGAGATGACTGGAATGGGAGAAGAAAATCGTAAAGTAACTGATGAGATTGATGCAGTTGGAAATACTACAAAGGCAGTTACAAAGGGATTTGCTATTGCCAGTGCTGCACTAGCTGCCTTGGCCATGATTCAAGCATTCCAATTTGAAGCAGCCCACATCTTTGAAGGCGTTTTGGAATTAGATTATAGCTTAACTAACCCTGCAATCATTGTTGGATTACTCATTGGTGGTTTAATTCCATTTATCATTACAGGTCAATTAATTAATGGTGTCTCAAGGGCTGCAGGAAAAATGGTAGACGAAGTAAGACGACAATTCAAAGCAGATTCTGGAATTCTTGAAGGAACATCAAAACCTGATTATGCTAAATGTGTAGATATTGCAACTGTTGCATCAATTAAAGAACTTTGGAAACCTGCAATCGTTGCAATTCTTGCACCAATAATTTTAGGTATCTTGTTAGGTCCAACCGCAGTTGCAGGATTACTGATGGGTGCAGTTGTTACTGGAATTTTACTGGCATACCACTTGGCAAACACTGGTGGTGCATGGGATAATGCAAAGAAGCTAGTGGAGATGAATGGCGAGAAAGGCTCTGAAGTTCACAAAGTCGCAGTAGTTGGAGACATCATAGGTGATCCTTACAAAGATACTGCAGGACCAGCACTTAACACTGTGATTAAATTACTAAACACAATTGCAATCGTATTTGTATCTGCGTTTGTTGCAATACTTGCAATCTAG
- a CDS encoding DUF2024 family protein — translation MEIHVYDTYVKAADGHTMHFDVITGEKDHDKAITYGKEWLKSIGEGEAEMTTNECQFCHSQGAPEPVEQAIKEKGYFIQKMEGCP, via the coding sequence ATGGAAATTCACGTATACGACACTTATGTCAAAGCAGCAGATGGTCATACCATGCACTTTGATGTAATTACTGGTGAAAAAGATCACGATAAAGCCATTACATATGGAAAAGAGTGGTTAAAATCAATCGGTGAAGGAGAAGCAGAGATGACTACTAACGAATGTCAATTCTGCCATTCACAAGGAGCACCAGAGCCTGTTGAGCAGGCAATTAAGGAAAAAGGCTACTTTATCCAAAAGATGGAAGGCTGTCCTTAA
- a CDS encoding cyclophilin-like fold protein, with the protein MKYAVEIKIPNSSNILLELDDHNSPKTVNDFIKNLPFTVDLNVWGDEIYTSKSPISQPEENSKSPVELNDVAYWPTGKAICLFYGPTPIGKPGEITPASPVNVIGKIISPDKSILNAVDTERTTFVLKSD; encoded by the coding sequence ATGAAATATGCAGTTGAGATTAAAATTCCAAACTCTTCAAACATACTTTTAGAATTAGATGATCATAATTCTCCTAAAACTGTCAACGATTTTATCAAAAATTTGCCCTTTACAGTTGATCTTAATGTTTGGGGTGATGAAATCTATACTTCAAAATCTCCAATATCTCAACCTGAAGAAAATTCCAAGTCTCCTGTAGAACTAAATGATGTTGCTTATTGGCCTACAGGAAAAGCAATCTGCCTATTTTATGGTCCTACCCCAATAGGAAAGCCCGGTGAAATTACACCTGCTTCACCTGTAAATGTTATAGGAAAAATCATCTCACCTGACAAGTCAATTCTAAATGCTGTTGATACTGAACGTACAACATTTGTCTTGAAATCTGATTAA
- a CDS encoding Mov34/MPN/PAD-1 family protein — MQKIILSETDKKILSEYSENQKPNESCAILFGKNDIVSDLFLTENIEESPVNFTISNDQLIEGYKIAEQKGLDVIGIFHSHPDSDAFPSSTDKKFMQSNPVVWIIYSGINKNFRAFVLESEIVEIPIELN, encoded by the coding sequence TTGCAGAAAATTATTTTATCAGAAACAGACAAAAAAATTCTATCAGAGTATTCAGAAAACCAAAAACCTAACGAGTCATGTGCAATTTTGTTTGGAAAAAATGATATAGTCTCAGACTTGTTTCTTACGGAAAATATTGAAGAGTCACCAGTTAATTTTACAATCTCAAATGATCAACTAATTGAAGGGTACAAGATTGCAGAACAGAAAGGACTTGATGTTATCGGAATATTCCATTCACACCCAGATTCAGATGCATTTCCTTCAAGTACGGACAAAAAATTCATGCAAAGTAATCCAGTGGTATGGATAATTTATTCTGGAATCAATAAAAATTTCAGAGCATTTGTACTTGAATCAGAAATTGTAGAAATTCCAATTGAATTGAATTAA
- a CDS encoding cupredoxin domain-containing protein: protein MSNWDLMMPGMGLTAIGLAGLTLSYAGIAHTFIDGMHALTGLTMFVGLIFLAAGILDGGVSTSNRAKATTLVIISIALGFGMFALTMNSSNYVITIAGILMAIAFPAIIIAYLAMKHPTIVKPIGAIVGMAAATGIIMWIAFGFVSPDTYMLPQQAEVEEPVEEIEAKGPIFAIAILEGSAEEGKPDYEPDVAIVQQGHTIEWTNVDSVAHTVTSAVDFGETFDSSLISAGEVYTLDTSNLEVGEYEYLCIVHPWMVSTLIIEAPKEPTKVTIPEGAAIPEEGQIYYDPEVINIPVGTTVVWENVDSTMHTSTSGNPETGADGVFDSDILSMGDSYEFTFAEAGNYDYYCILHPWMVGTVNVE, encoded by the coding sequence ATGAGTAATTGGGACCTCATGATGCCTGGAATGGGACTAACAGCTATAGGATTAGCTGGTCTTACCTTGTCTTATGCAGGTATTGCGCATACGTTCATCGATGGAATGCACGCTTTGACAGGGCTTACCATGTTTGTAGGGTTGATTTTCTTAGCTGCAGGTATCTTAGATGGAGGTGTTTCAACTAGTAATAGAGCCAAAGCAACGACTTTGGTAATTATATCAATTGCTTTGGGATTTGGAATGTTTGCATTAACTATGAACTCTTCAAACTATGTAATCACTATTGCAGGAATCTTAATGGCAATAGCATTCCCAGCAATAATTATAGCATATCTTGCAATGAAGCATCCAACAATTGTAAAACCAATCGGTGCAATTGTCGGAATGGCAGCAGCCACTGGAATAATTATGTGGATTGCGTTTGGATTTGTCAGTCCTGACACGTATATGTTACCACAGCAGGCAGAAGTAGAAGAACCTGTTGAAGAAATTGAAGCGAAAGGACCAATATTTGCAATTGCAATTTTGGAAGGCTCAGCTGAAGAAGGTAAACCAGATTATGAACCTGATGTAGCTATAGTCCAACAAGGACATACAATAGAATGGACAAACGTAGACTCTGTTGCACATACTGTAACTAGTGCAGTAGACTTTGGAGAAACATTTGATTCTAGCTTGATTAGTGCAGGTGAAGTCTATACATTAGATACTAGTAATTTAGAAGTTGGCGAATATGAATATCTGTGTATTGTACATCCATGGATGGTTTCAACATTAATAATTGAAGCACCAAAGGAACCAACCAAAGTTACAATACCAGAAGGAGCTGCAATACCAGAAGAAGGGCAGATATATTATGATCCAGAAGTAATCAACATCCCAGTTGGAACTACAGTAGTTTGGGAAAATGTAGATAGTACAATGCACACTTCAACTTCAGGTAATCCTGAAACAGGTGCTGATGGAGTATTTGATTCAGATATATTATCTATGGGAGACTCATACGAGTTTACATTTGCAGAAGCTGGAAATTATGATTATTATTGTATTTTACATCCATGGATGGTTGGAACAGTTAACGTAGAATAG
- a CDS encoding heme o synthase, with protein sequence MGFNEILEISKPRIVVLLVITAVTSMYAASKLVPGAPDLSYWSYLHIIIAGALASAGSSALNHYYDKDIDPKMTRTSTRPIPSGRMAASSVLIYGVVVSCISVIYGYFALNAVSAFFIAVGIFSYVIIYTVWLKRRNTSNIVIGGIAGSAAAWAGWAAATGSMDLLGFLVGFLVFVWTPSHFWCLAMKIKDEYEQAQVPMLPVVIGMQKTSKFILGNTLILIPYSLILSIIPDGMGIVYTIIAIASGGLMLVYHYKLTKNPTSDFAWKAYKVTAPYLTIIFVAVALDAAFHIPLF encoded by the coding sequence TTGGGATTTAATGAAATACTGGAAATATCAAAACCCAGAATTGTTGTACTTTTAGTAATAACTGCAGTTACATCCATGTATGCTGCAAGCAAACTAGTCCCAGGAGCTCCTGATCTTAGTTATTGGTCGTATTTACACATCATAATTGCAGGTGCTCTGGCATCTGCAGGATCTAGCGCTCTCAATCACTATTATGATAAAGACATTGATCCAAAAATGACGCGAACAAGTACTAGGCCAATTCCTTCAGGTCGAATGGCTGCATCAAGTGTTTTGATTTATGGTGTTGTTGTTAGCTGTATTTCTGTAATCTATGGATATTTTGCATTAAATGCAGTATCTGCATTCTTTATTGCAGTTGGAATCTTCTCATATGTGATAATCTATACTGTTTGGCTAAAACGTAGAAATACCTCAAACATTGTAATTGGTGGAATTGCAGGTAGTGCCGCAGCTTGGGCTGGATGGGCAGCAGCTACTGGTAGTATGGATTTGCTAGGATTCTTAGTTGGCTTTTTGGTATTTGTTTGGACACCTTCTCACTTTTGGTGTCTTGCAATGAAAATTAAAGATGAATATGAACAAGCTCAAGTTCCAATGCTTCCCGTTGTAATTGGAATGCAAAAAACATCAAAATTCATTTTAGGAAATACTTTGATTTTAATTCCATACTCATTGATACTTTCAATAATTCCTGATGGAATGGGAATTGTTTATACAATTATTGCAATTGCTTCTGGTGGATTGATGCTTGTATATCACTATAAACTGACAAAGAATCCTACGTCTGACTTTGCTTGGAAAGCATACAAAGTAACTGCACCTTATCTTACAATTATCTTTGTGGCTGTTGCATTAGATGCGGCATTTCATATTCCGTTATTCTAA